A genome region from Brassica oleracea var. oleracea cultivar TO1000 chromosome C2, BOL, whole genome shotgun sequence includes the following:
- the LOC106324074 gene encoding uncharacterized protein LOC106324074 — translation MGVVMGRDEKVNIPHMYIKLVMDLAKLRKFHWGLHSYDFLLSSIEKARKKLGKKNSYIFEGVSYAFQILIMEEILDFGEICGRRFSDSFRGPRCGNWKEIAKVSYEDIIQLEDSFTKKGDLFSVISVTGNGDVFLHADYSRKDEMEDEQVDLLLNRIKTSLIGATQKGQL, via the exons ATGGGTGTGGTGATGGGGAGAGATGAGAAGGTGAACATCCCTCATATGTACATCAAGCTGGTGATGGATCTTGCCAAGCTTCGAAAGTTCCATTGGGGTCTTCACTCCTACGACTTCTTGCTGAGTTCCATTGAGAAGGCTAGGAAGAAGTTGGGTAAGAAGAACAGCTACATTTTCGAGGGTGTCTCCTATGCTTTCCAGATTTTGATTATGGAAGAAATTCTGGATTTCGGAGAAATATGTGGCAGAAGATTCTCGGACAGTTTCAGAGGTCCAAGGTGTGGAAATTGGAAAGAAATTGCAAAAGTTTCTTATGAAGACATCATTCAACTTGAGGACTCATTTACTAAGAAG GGAGACTTGTTCTCGGTCATCTCAGTGACTGGTAATGGTGATGTGTTTTTGCATGCTGATTATTCAAGGAAGGATGAGATGGAAGATGAACAAGTGGACCTTCTTCTCAATAGGATTAAAACAAGTTTGATTGGAGCAACACAGAAAGGCCAGTTATAG
- the LOC106324075 gene encoding GATA zinc finger domain-containing protein 14-like, translated as MLRLCGEVVTEEELLEKTYSTFHSSNVILQQQYRMKGFATYTDLISCLLLAEANNELLMKNSEARPVGTTPLPETNEVENKEPNECNYVRNNKRSHGNDRGGYKGRGRDNYSNSRDNYSTGRKGNHNNRGSSSNYGRGRESLKNENPEAHMVHDSGYDSDIAKNDQMDFETSDCLKD; from the exons ATGCTGAGACTTTGTGGTGAAGTAGTAACCGAAGAAGAGTTACTTGAGAAGACTTACTCTACATTCCATTCATCGAATGTGATACTGCAACAGCAGTACAGAATGAAAGGCTTTGCCACATATACTGATCTGATCTCGTGCCTACTTCTGGCGGAGGCAAACAATGAGCTCCTAATGAAGAACAGTGAAGCTAGACCTGTTGGAACAACACCATTACCGGAAACTAATGAGGTTGAAAATAAAGAACCCAACGAGTGCAATTACGTCCGAAACAATAAGAGATCACACGGCAATGACCGTGGTGGTTACAAGGGACGTGGCCGTGACAATTACTCGAACAGTCGAGACAACTACTCAACCGGCCGGAAAGGAAACCACAATAACCGTGGTAGTAGTTCCAATTATGGCCGTGGCCGAG AAAGTCTTAAGAACGAGAACCCTGAAGCTCACATGGTTCACGATTCCGGATATGATTCTGACATTGCTAAAAATGACCAGATGGACTTTGAGACTTCTGATTGTCTCAAGGACTAA